In a single window of the Osmerus eperlanus chromosome 2, fOsmEpe2.1, whole genome shotgun sequence genome:
- the rnd2 gene encoding rho-related GTP-binding protein RhoN isoform X2 gives MESLGSRCKIVVVGDTQCGKTALLHVFAKDCYPENYVPTVFENYTASFEIDKQRIELNMWDTSGSSYYDNVRPLAYPDSDAVLICFDISRPETLDSVLKKWQGETQELSKQRLIPVTHEQGSMLARQVGAVAYVECTSKVSENSVRDVFHITTLASVRRPHKPQLKRSSSRRGLKRVSQLPLPPLPGRLEHLDPTPAMRKDRAKSCVLM, from the exons ATGGAAAGTCTAGGCAGCCGATGTAAGATTGTGGTGGTCGGGGATACGCAATGTGGTAAAACTGCGCTGTTACACGTTTTTGCGAAGGACTGCTATCCAGAG AACTACGtgcccacagtctttgaaaactaTACGGCCAGTTTTGAAATCGACAAACAGAGGATTGAACTGAACATGTGGGACACGTCAG GCTCCTCCTACTATGACAACGTGCGGCCGTTGGCGTACCCCGACTCTGACGCCGTGCTCATCTGCTTCGACATCAGCCGCCCCGAAACCCTGGACAGCGTCCTCAAGAAG tGGCAGGGAGAGACCCA GGAGCTGTCCAAGcagagactcatccccgtcacaCACGAGCag GGCAGCATGCTGGCCAGGCAGGTAGGAGCCGTGGCCTACGTGGAGTGCACCTCCAAGGTGTCAGAGAACAGCGTGAGGGACGTGTTCCACATCACCACGCTGGCGTCCGTGCGACGGCCACACAAGCCCCAGCTGAAGCGAAGCAGCTCCCGTAGGGGCCTGAAGCGGGTCTCCCagctgcccctgccccccctgcccggcCGGCTCGAGCACCTGGACCCCACCCCTGCCATGAGGAAGGACCGTGCCAAGAGCTGTGTGCTCATGTAg
- the rnd2 gene encoding rho-related GTP-binding protein RhoN isoform X1 yields MESLGSRCKIVVVGDTQCGKTALLHVFAKDCYPENYVPTVFENYTASFEIDKQRIELNMWDTSGSSYYDNVRPLAYPDSDAVLICFDISRPETLDSVLKKWQGETQEFCPNAKVVLVGCKLDMRTDVSTLRELSKQRLIPVTHEQGSMLARQVGAVAYVECTSKVSENSVRDVFHITTLASVRRPHKPQLKRSSSRRGLKRVSQLPLPPLPGRLEHLDPTPAMRKDRAKSCVLM; encoded by the exons ATGGAAAGTCTAGGCAGCCGATGTAAGATTGTGGTGGTCGGGGATACGCAATGTGGTAAAACTGCGCTGTTACACGTTTTTGCGAAGGACTGCTATCCAGAG AACTACGtgcccacagtctttgaaaactaTACGGCCAGTTTTGAAATCGACAAACAGAGGATTGAACTGAACATGTGGGACACGTCAG GCTCCTCCTACTATGACAACGTGCGGCCGTTGGCGTACCCCGACTCTGACGCCGTGCTCATCTGCTTCGACATCAGCCGCCCCGAAACCCTGGACAGCGTCCTCAAGAAG tGGCAGGGAGAGACCCAGGAGTTCTGCCCCAACGCCAAGGTGGTCCTGGTGGGCTGCAAGCTGGACATGAGGACAGACGTTAGCACGCTGAGGGAGCTGTCCAAGcagagactcatccccgtcacaCACGAGCag GGCAGCATGCTGGCCAGGCAGGTAGGAGCCGTGGCCTACGTGGAGTGCACCTCCAAGGTGTCAGAGAACAGCGTGAGGGACGTGTTCCACATCACCACGCTGGCGTCCGTGCGACGGCCACACAAGCCCCAGCTGAAGCGAAGCAGCTCCCGTAGGGGCCTGAAGCGGGTCTCCCagctgcccctgccccccctgcccggcCGGCTCGAGCACCTGGACCCCACCCCTGCCATGAGGAAGGACCGTGCCAAGAGCTGTGTGCTCATGTAg